TGACTCTTCCCCGCCTGTAGCTCCAtccacatcatcatcatcccctGATCAACCGTCAGCAACAGACTCTACTACTGACATCAATACTCATGAGGAGGCCACACAACAACCAAAGCATCAAATGGTAACACGATCGAAGAATCTGATTGTCAAGCCAAACCCGAAATACTGTCTCAGTGCGACACTCTCTCCCCACCTCGAACCACACACAATTCAGCAAGCTCTTGCAGATGAACAATGGCGCAAATCGGCGTTCAAAGAGTTCAATGCTGCAATTGCCAACCACACATGGGATCTCGTCCCTGCAGAAGAAGCCACCAACGTCATTGGGAATAGATGGCTCTTCCGCACTAAATTCAAGGCAGATGGCACCGTTGACTGCCTCAAAACGAGATTAGTTGGCAAAGGTTATCACCAACGTCCCGGCATAGACTACCATGAGACATTCAGTTTGGTGATAAAATCTCCCACTATTCGTCTCCTACTTGGTCAAGCTGCTAAATACAACTGGCCAGTCAAGCAACTCGATATCAATAATGCCTTCCTTCAAGGGAACCTTACAGATGACGTCTACATGGTTCAACCATCTGGTTTCATTGATAGAGATCGACCCAATCACGTCTGCAAACTGAATAAAGCCCTTTACGGTTTGAAACAGgcaccaagagcatggtacaCAGAGTTGAAGAACTTTCTCCTGAGTCTTGGGTTCAAAAACTCTGTTGCAGATGCATCTTTGTTTTTCTACATTGCCAACAACACCTACCTCTTCATCTTGATCTATGTAGATGACATCATTGTCACCGGGAACTCTGACACAAATATTCGTGGCCTCATCAACACACTGTCTTCGCGTTTCTCACTCAAAGACTTGGACGACCTATCATACTTTCTTGGCATTGAAGTCCTCCGCACAGACTATGGCTTCCATCTCTCACAAAGGAAGTACATTGGAGACCTGCTTCATCGAGAAAACATGACCAATGCTAAACCTGTTCCTACTCCCATGAGTGCATCCACCAGTCTATCAATCCGTGATGGTCAGCCATTGGACAATCCTGCTGCATATCGAACGCTCGTAGGCAGTCTTCAGTATCTACTATTGACTAGTCCTGACATTGCCTTTGCAGTCAGCAAGTTATCACAATTTATGCACAAGCCAACCACTACACACTGGACTGCTGCAAAACGAGTACTACGCTACCTAGCTGGAACATACACATCAGGCATCTTTCTCTCTCGATACAGCAATTTATCTCTACATGCCTACTCCGATGCTGACTGGGCAGGTAACAAAGATGACTACACCTCGACAGGAGCGTATGTTGTCTTCCTTGGGCAGCACCCTATCTCCTGGTCGGCGAAGAAACAGACAGGCGTTGCTCGCTCCTCGACTGAGGCTGAATATCGTGCTGTCTCTGCTACTGCATCTGAGGTTCGCTGGCTATACTCCCTCCTGCGTGAAGTCGGTATCAAAGTTGACTCTGTTCCCACCATTTACTGTGACAATGTTGGTGCTACATACTTAAGTGCCAATCCTGTTTTTCATTCTAGAATGAAACATCTGGCCCTTGATTATCACTTTATTCGGGAACAAGTTCAGAATGGGACACTGCGTGTCACTCATGTATCATCTAAAGATCAACTTGCGGATGGATTAACCAAGCCGTTACCAAGGACTCGGTTTGGACTGCTCTTTAGCAAGATTGGTATCACTAACCGTGCACCATCTTGAGGGGGGATATTAGGATAACTATGTTATTAAGATAATGATAACTCCTTGTATTAGAGATAATGACTACTCGTAGATAAGGATGACCTATGTATATCATCTCCTACAATATCTCTCTGTAAACTCTATATAAAGAgtacatatctatatatataaagttgacAATTCTGGCACCTCAAGCCATCCACGTCCCTTTCTATGATGGGGGAAAACACGACACGTGTCGACTCttgagtgagtgagtgagttCACGCAGTGCACGCGTCACGCGCGCTGCTTCATCTTTAACAAACCGTGATTCTTCTTTGTCTCTTATGTTCTCTTATTTTTTGGGCTTACAAATGGATTCACTCAATACCAAACCCATTCCCATGCCAATCCAGTAcaccttatttattttatttttcctttgtGCTAAACACCTTAATTTAAACGATAGGTTGCGTTTCATAGATTAGGATTACGctgtgttcttcttcttccgtcGAGCTCTTCACTTCCGACTTTACCACCTAGCAAAACACACCCTCTCCTTCCCGTAACGCCTCATAACTTCTGTAATTCGTCATTTAATTCCAGTTTTCCCGTCATTCTCCCACTCCTCCTTCATTGAGATTTCAACAGGCCTTTTCGTTTGCTCCGAAACTGCCAAAATCCCCACCTATATATATCTCACCTTCTTATTATGCAAACTACAACTCGAACCAAATCCGGAAACATCCGATTTCCAAGCAACCGATTACGATGGCTAATTCATACACTGTTCTTGCTGATTTGAGAGCCGGAAGATGTTCCAACACGGCGGAGGTCCGTCTCTTTTACCACTAATAAAATTATTCATTCCGTTTAATCTTTTGACATAATTTCTATCTTCTcggtttgtttttatttatttataatttttatgatttctgTAAGCAtctatcataatttttttactgttttaaatttaatcttttgACATTTATAGTTTCTATCTTCtcggtttaaattttttagaattataatttatatgaattCTATAAGCCTCtttcattatttgttttctgTTGTTAATTAAAACCATTCCTTATTATGAACAGTCGACGATGATCCAAGGGTGTCTCCTGCGGCTGTACAACTTACGTTTAGGGGTCGTTTAACCGAAGGCTCTGTGTACACCTTAAGTGGGTTCGATGTGACTCGCAGCAACCCTAAATTCAAGCTTACCGATGGGCCTGTTGCCATTCGTTTCAATGAGGGGACTGAGTTTGAGAAGCTAGCAACCACTACGAGGATGATACCGACCGAACATTTCCGCTTCCGAACATATGAACAGATACGTGAGCTCGCAAATACCGGGAAACAACTTCCGGGTATTAGTctagattagtttttttttgcttttggattttttaatataacgATTAATGTTGGCTTCGTGTGATAAAATTTTAGACGTTATGGGTGAGCTTCGGGCTATAAGGAGCACAATAACTGACTGTCTACCTGGGGCACAGCGTGTTATGCTTAATTTACGCCTGGATGGGTAAGCTTGGTTCTCTGAAATCTGTTTTCTATCATTGTAAAATTGAAACATCCATTTTAAACTTTGTGTCGTTTATTATGTTCAGGGGTGTAAACGTCTGTGTAAGCATGTTTGATTCTTTGGCTCTTGCATTTCATAGCAAGTTTGATGGATACGGTAGAGAGCCAATGATTGTTCTGGTGACTGCCATCAATCCGAAGATAGTTTCCGGTAAGAGATTATTTGAGTTAGCTGTTATTGCATTGCCTTGCCTTCAATATTCCCTGTCGTTGCAATGGTACATAGTGTTCTCATATTGATAGTCTGGTGGACATGCTCATAGATAGTTCTGAACGTTTTGGCAGGCAATTTGTATCTGAATGGGACTTCTGCCACACGTGTGTTCTTTGATTGTGAGACTACTGTCGGAGCGGAAGCATTTAATCGGCAAGTCCTTTCATTTTTTAATCCTCAGTTTaactatacatatatttttcaaactATAACTATTTATATTAATTGTTAGTTTTCCATATCTTTTACTGCttctacattttattttgttacagATTGCCCGGTGGTGGGACAGACCAGGGAGAGTCTTCAACAAAGGTGGTTCATGCACAAAAGATCGAGCCACTCACCATTGCTGAGCTAAACAAATTTGTTTTAACTGGTGATCCTCAGGTATAAGATAAGATGATATGTTTgcaattatttaattattataatatgttGGGTACTAATTTGGGTTTACATATGCTGACAGATCATTGAGTTTCTTTGTACTGCCAAAGTAACCGAGGTGAAGCAAGATGAGGGATGGTGTTATATTGGCTGCTCTGTTTGTTCAAAGAAACTCAACCGCGAAGAATCTTCGTTCACATGCGTCTCATGCAATCAAACAAATGCTGTGGCTGAACTGAGGTAGTTATTTAGATTTCCAAGTTTGTCTGCGATATGAAAGGAAATCCAAACAAATGTTATGTTCCACAGGTATCGGGTGGTTTTTTCTGTGTCAGACGCCACTGGCATTGCGGGTTTTGTTGGCTTTGATAAGGAGGTTGCTAAACTGACTCATGTTTTGGCATCGGAAGCCGCTCAGATTGTGGTGGGACTTATATCTTTTAACCATTTTGTTGCTTGCTATTAGATAAATTGTGACGTTTTCTAACGGTTTAAACGGTGTGTAGGGGATTGGTGTTAATGCTGAGGTTGACACTGAGCTACCTCGATCACTAGCTGATATTGTTGGGAACATCTACACTTTCCAGCTCAAACTAAAAGACTTCAATTTCACTGCAAATCACCAAACCTTTACTGTTTCTCGCATCTTTCCTGCACGGGAACTTGCACCCATCCCAAACTTTGCTGTAAGTGCTGATACTTCTCCTGATGTGAATTTGTTGATCCAGCAATATCTAAACCCAagtgattttttggtttatgacaGGAAGGTGCTGAGGCTCCTGAACCAGCGATTCCTCCAACTGTTGTACCAGGGCAAGCCACCACCTCCACTGGTCTACCAGGGGTTGAATCAGCAGGCGAAGGAGTTGATGGCGAAGGGAGTGCTCCGAAGAAACCACGTGTGGAATGAGCCTTATCTTGAAAGCGAACAACCATTTTCCATTTAATGTTTTAAGCAATCTggtcttttctctttttttttgttgcttaagTACGGTCTATCTTTCCTGCTgtgttgtttttaaaaatactttgtCCTGGTTGTCCGTTTCTTTTTCATATATATGGATTTCATGAGTTTTCTTTACAACAAATTTTATGCATACAATTAATTCACGCGAGTCATAAGgaatatgatataatattttaagttgatCTAAGATGAACTACGAATATAATTGACCCACAGAAGTAGAACGATACGCAAGCAAAGTAAACATCACTCCCATCTGCTTTAAAAAACATCACTCTTAATCTCAAAATGAGTTTTTCCTCATGAACCTTATTTAAAACTAACTTGACTAAAGGCACAATTTGTATTATTGTACTGGTAGTACAATGTTAATGTTTTTGGTTCTCCTCATTTTTCTTTACTTCTTTTCCAAGTTATATGTCAGGGATTTTTCATAGCTATTTTAAAAGTCATGTGTTCCTTTTCTGattatgttttgtgttttgtgTTATTCACATGTGTATTCTGTTTTACTGATAttgtgttttttaaaatttcattttcagttttggtatgttacaattatttttatattttatttggtacatcaatatgtaaaatatatgaattaaaaCTTCAACTTCAGCATCTATTATATGAACTAAAACATCAACTTCAGCATCTTACTGGCCCTCCATATACAAAAATGAATGGCTACAAATATAACTACATCAACTTCACTTCAAATACAAATTCAATAATCCAACACAAATtccgaacccggcgcgtagcgccggacaAACCCTAGTTGTGATTAATAAAGCTAAGCAATTACAATACTTCTTATAgtgtattgtttttgttttatctcttttttttttaatctttaaagcAATTAAACTTTACTGTTATGCTATAATGATTCTTTTGTTTGGAATATTTTAGTTTGAGACTCACTAGCTAATTAATTGAAATTCATGTTTTTTTGTAACGATAAAACTGGCAGGGGtaacatgtattattttgaCAAAACCGAAAAGGTTACAGAGAGAAAGATCATTACAAAAGTAAGATTGGCCATTCACTGTATTTCTTTGAGTGACTGAAGTGGACAACACATCGGCTGAATAGGCACAGCCTATTGCGAACAGGTCTTTTACTTTATAACGGTACATCGACAATCTTTTGTCCACTAAATTATCACAATGTTTCATATCATAAATCATTTTATCACTTAATTTTTGTCACTTAGTAGATCTGAATAGTTTGGCTTAACCTTTTGTCTGTCCGGCTACCATGATAATACCTTGAACTAGATAGTATACATACCCAAAATGAGCTCTTCTTGCAGTGGAGAAAAAATAACCATCATAGAGTTTATTAAGGCATAGCTTTATAGCTTTTAGGTCAAACTTTTCCCAATAAACTTGGACCGAGTTGTTTACCAAATTATATGATGGCCCAGCCCTGGATCTTGGTGCTCCCAAAAATTTTGAAGGTATCGGAGAAAAACTCACATCGAAAATATAAAGATGATTTAGTTTGATATCTTACATTCTCTTCCTGAAATTAAGGATGATCACATTTTTCTCGTGTCCTACAACTAACTTCCAGGATTTTCTAACTTAATCTCTGCCACACATACCTCACAGTCATATTTCGATGGGTATTTTGGTCTCCTTGTAGATTCTTGtcaaccgctctgataccaattgttggaaTTTATCGAGCCCATGTCCAATTCAttattatccgattagtacgatattgtccactttgggcctaAGAAGCTGACCCGCATGGATTTGCTTTTGGGCTCCATCCCAAAATgtctcgtactaattagagttagacttctctttatatattagatactcttTGTCTATttctccaatgtgggacttagttTGATATTTCACATTTTCTCCCTCAAACTAAGCATCATATTCATCTCGTGTCTTACAATTGACTTCCATAATCTTTTTGACTTGATCTCTTCGACACACACACCTCTTTTTCTTAACTCATAGAATATACCATTCATCTCTCGAAGGGTATTTAGGTATTCTTACAGATTTCTCGtcaaccgctctgataccaattgttgggatgGTGAAATCCATATTCCACTATTTATTACCCGATTAATACGACATTGTCCATTTTACACCTAAGAGACTGACCTACATGAACTTACTTTTGGATTTCTTCCCAAAAAACTCCTACTAATTAGAAGttgacttctctttatatattatacactcCAATAGattctttatatatacataggtttctaattataaatttttttttactgaaatgTTTCAAGCTCACTAAATTTAAGATCCGGTCCTGGACTGATGGGTCTACATTCCAATGAAAGAGTTGACTTCGTAACTATTATGACGAAGAATCATGTGGTATCCTATTGACTCATGCATGTGGATTGGTTTTGAGCGCATAGGTTGTTTATTAAGTGGGGCAGGTAAAATGGATAGATGCATTTTTTCATGCATTTGTCACTATCAAGCATATACAGGATCAGGTCTGCACTGTAATTTCATCACGTAGATTAAACACTGCTTCTTCACGCAATACCTTGGCATTCATAACCAGGAAACGATTTGTTCTGTTTAGTGACTGTGACAGAAAATTATATACGACTAGCACTTATCAATATTCGGTTAGATGAACTGTAGTGTCTTTTGATAAGAATGCATGATTTACATTCCACCGTTTAAGAAAATAACTTTGCAA
The Raphanus sativus cultivar WK10039 unplaced genomic scaffold, ASM80110v3 Scaffold0373, whole genome shotgun sequence DNA segment above includes these coding regions:
- the LOC108821355 gene encoding uncharacterized protein LOC108821355, producing the protein MFQHGGVDDDPRVSPAAVQLTFRGRLTEGSVYTLSGFDVTRSNPKFKLTDGPVAIRFNEGTEFEKLATTTRMIPTEHFRFRTYEQIRELANTGKQLPDVMGELRAIRSTITDCLPGAQRVMLNLRLDGGVNVCVSMFDSLALAFHSKFDGYGREPMIVLVTAINPKIVSGNLYLNGTSATRVFFDCETTVGAEAFNRLPGGGTDQGESSTKVVHAQKIEPLTIAELNKFVLTGDPQIIEFLCTAKVTEVKQDEGWCYIGCSVCSKKLNREESSFTCVSCNQTNAVAELRYRVVFSVSDATGIAGFVGFDKEVAKLTHVLASEAAQIVGIGVNAEVDTELPRSLADIVGNIYTFQLKLKDFNFTANHQTFTVSRIFPARELAPIPNFAEGAEAPEPAIPPTVVPGQATTSTGLPGVESAGEGVDGEGSAPKKPRVE